Proteins encoded together in one Oncorhynchus mykiss isolate Arlee chromosome 7, USDA_OmykA_1.1, whole genome shotgun sequence window:
- the tpgs1 gene encoding tubulin polyglutamylase complex subunit 1: protein MAEKRRSGGTSGMSESKPTKTDTEREFLSQAGVGELLRGALLKMVEARSEDPMGFLADHFCNQASEAENGTGGCCSDGDLLNLGAGAHEQQQLSRALWHLRLAHHSQRSAFSNNVRVAYDLLTQTGPQRRGAVGPSGPAGQCSSNSPGGGVRGRLYTHTLQCLCSEGGVPVSTSAPLLRRLHCQDHEAVPYDIFRHGVLTCAVFSDYIRRAQRLYAEVCGPAEGPAGRTLCLAVLGTLHEALETSRSNGGSSDANHYSNANAKANPYLEAKVSRYLEASAKISPGKLAQAMAGAEPAGGNMDAKEFEDAAAELFIARVRVVC from the exons ATGGCGGAGAAACGTCGGTCCGGAGGAACTTCGGGGATGTCCGAATCCAAACCGACCAAGACCGACACCGAGCGGGAGTTCCTATCGCAGGCGGGAGTCGGGGAGTTACTCCGAGGGGCTCTGCTAAAGATGGTAGAGGCCAGGTCGGAGGACCCAATGGGGTTTTTGGCAGACCATTTCTGTAATCAGGCCTCCGAGGCTGAGAATGGGACGGGTGGATGCTGCAGCGATGGAGATTTGCTAAACCTCGGCGCAGGCGCACACGAGCAGCAGCAGCTGAGCCGAGCCCTATGGCACCTGCGTCTAGCGCATCACTCTCAGAG ATCTGCCTTCAGTAACAACGTCCGTGTGGCCTACGACCTGCTAACGCAGACAGGGCCCCAGCGGCGAGGAGCAGTGGGTCCCAGTGGCCCTGCTGGTCAATGCAGCTCTAACAGCCCAGGTGGGGGGGTCAGGGGccgcctctacacacacaccctccag TGTCTCTGCAGCGAGGGAGGCGTCCCCGTCTCCACTTCAGCCCCTCTGTTACGCCGGCTCCACTGCCAGGACCATGAGGCCGTGCCCTACGACATCTTCAGGCACGGTGTGCTGACGTGTGCTGTGTTTTCTGACTACATCCGGCGGGCGCAGAGGCTGTACGCGGAGGTCTGCGGCCCAGCTGAGGGGCCTGCTGGTCGGACACTATGTCTGGCTGTGCTGGGCACCCTCCATGAAGCCCTGGAGACCTCCCGGTCTAATGGTGGCTCCTCAGATGCTAACCACTACTCTAATGCTAACGCTAAGGCCAATCCCTACCTAGAGGCTAAGGTTAGCCGCTACCTGGAGGCGAGTGCTAAGATCTCACCCGGTAAGCTGGCCCAGGCTATGGCTGGAGCGGAGCCAGCCGGGGGAAACATGGACGCCAAGGAGTTTGAGGACGCTGCGGCAGAGCTCTTTATCGCTCGAGTAAGAGTTGTGTGTTAG
- the LOC110528382 gene encoding DNA damage-regulated autophagy modulator protein 2, with protein MWWFQEGLCILPVALVLWMTATFIIDYITAVVLRHVDPLVPYISDTGTVAPERCVFGIILDVSAFLGVATVYVRYKQVQALTDEEESKLHKLNVLGLVLGWTSSFGMCIVANFQKTTLFFMHLVGAILTLGVGALYILVQTLVSLYMQPHVHGKSIFWVRLSVGVWTFASIISMFVSSVIMYTSLLGVDVAHKLHWIPGETGYIPHIISTISEWSLALSFVSFFLTYIRDFQKITLRAEADLRNNHMYDSPHYRITTPLNQSVTSPLLVGGI; from the exons ATGTGGTGGTTCCAGGAAGGTCTGTGTATTCTACCAGTAGCTCTGGTATTATGGATGACAGCCACGTTCATCATCGATTACATCACAGCTGTGGTGCTGAGACATGTGGACCCACTGGTGCCATACATCAG TGACACAGGGACAGTTGCCCCAGAGAGATGTGTGTTTGGAATCATCCTGGATGTGTCAGCCTTCCTAG GTGTAGCCACCGTGTATGTACGCTACAAGCAGGTCCAAGCCTTGACAGACGAAGAGGAGTCAAAGCTCCATAAACTCAACGTCTTGGGCCTGGTGCTGGGATGGACCAGCTCCTTTGGCATGTGCATCGTCGCTAACTTCCAG AAAACCACTCTGTTCTTCATGCACCTGGTGGGGGCGATATTGACGTTAGGTGTGGGGGCCCTGTACATCCTGGTGCAGACGCTGGTGTCGCTGTACATGCAGCCTCACGTTCACGGGAAGAGTATATTCTGGGTCCGACTCAGCGTTGGAGTCTGGACTTTTGCCAGCATTATCAGCA TGTTTGTTTCATCTGTCATCATGTACACCAGTCTGCTTGGAGTGGACGTGGCCCATAAACTGCACTGGATACCTGGAGAGACG GGCTACATCCCTCACATCATCAGCACCATCTCTGAGTGGTCTCTGGCTCTGTCCTTCGTCAGTTTCTTCCTCACCTACATCCGAGACTTCCAG AAAATAACGCTGCGGGCAGAGGCGGACCTAAGGAATAATCACATGTATGATTCACCGCACTACAGAATTACCACACCTCTCAACCAATCAGTGACCTCTCCACTGCTGGTGGGGGGCATCTGA